The following are encoded in a window of Stigmatella erecta genomic DNA:
- a CDS encoding pyridoxal-phosphate dependent enzyme has translation MDIHENILSAIGHTPLVKLNKLVGPNDATVLVKCEFMNPGASIKDRMALYILEKAEREGKLKPGGTIVENTSGNTGMGVALAAAVKGYKCIFTMPDKMSLEKINRLKALGAQVVVTPTNVPAEDPRSYYETAKRIHRETPGAFMLNQYHNPDNIEAHYKITGPEIYEQTEGKLDYFVSGLGTGGTMSGAGKFLKEKVPGLKNVGVDPMGSVYEGYFKTGKLTTPHVYKVEGIGEDMLCGAMDFKVVDDVRQVDDKQCFIAARRLAREEGIFAGGSAGAAVHVAVQLAKEVGKGKTIVVVLPDSGMVYISKFHSDEWMRDNGFLEEKGAGSVRDLLGDKRREVRTARKGDRVDRVVEEMRQHGISQMPVLTAEGQAVGMIHEYDLLNALVANKTRFGDSIDAIVTPLQGVVSPDTSLNRLREIFAQDNVAVVKEGEKIVGILTKIDLIDHLHRSAA, from the coding sequence ATGGACATCCACGAGAACATCCTTTCCGCAATCGGTCACACGCCGCTGGTCAAGCTCAACAAGCTCGTCGGGCCCAACGACGCAACGGTGCTCGTCAAGTGCGAGTTCATGAACCCCGGCGCGTCCATCAAGGACCGGATGGCGCTCTACATCCTCGAGAAGGCCGAGCGGGAGGGGAAGCTCAAGCCCGGCGGCACCATCGTGGAGAACACCTCGGGCAACACGGGCATGGGCGTGGCCCTGGCCGCGGCGGTGAAGGGCTACAAGTGCATCTTCACCATGCCGGACAAGATGTCGCTGGAGAAGATCAACCGCCTGAAGGCCCTGGGCGCCCAGGTGGTGGTGACGCCGACGAACGTGCCGGCCGAGGATCCGCGCAGCTACTACGAGACGGCCAAGCGCATCCACCGCGAGACGCCCGGCGCGTTCATGCTCAACCAGTACCACAACCCCGACAACATCGAGGCCCACTACAAGATCACCGGCCCCGAGATTTACGAGCAGACCGAGGGGAAGCTGGACTACTTCGTCTCGGGCCTGGGCACCGGCGGCACGATGAGCGGGGCGGGCAAGTTCCTGAAGGAGAAGGTGCCCGGCCTGAAGAACGTGGGCGTGGACCCAATGGGCTCGGTGTACGAGGGCTACTTCAAGACGGGCAAGCTCACCACGCCCCACGTCTACAAGGTGGAGGGCATCGGCGAGGACATGCTGTGCGGCGCCATGGACTTCAAGGTGGTGGACGACGTGCGGCAGGTGGATGACAAGCAGTGCTTCATCGCGGCGCGGCGGCTGGCGCGCGAGGAGGGCATCTTCGCGGGCGGCTCGGCCGGCGCCGCGGTGCACGTCGCCGTGCAGCTCGCCAAGGAAGTGGGCAAGGGCAAGACCATCGTCGTCGTGCTGCCCGACTCCGGCATGGTCTACATCAGCAAGTTCCACTCGGACGAGTGGATGCGCGACAACGGCTTCCTCGAGGAGAAGGGCGCGGGCTCCGTGCGCGACCTGCTCGGGGACAAGCGGCGCGAGGTGCGCACCGCGCGCAAGGGCGACCGGGTGGACCGCGTGGTCGAGGAGATGCGCCAGCACGGCATCAGCCAGATGCCCGTGCTGACCGCCGAGGGCCAGGCCGTGGGGATGATCCACGAGTACGACTTGCTCAACGCGCTGGTGGCGAACAAGACGCGGTTTGGCGACAGCATCGACGCCATCGTGACGCCGCTGCAGGGCGTGGTCTCTCCGGACACGAGCCTCAACCGGCTGCGGGAGATCTTCGCGCAGGACAACGTGGCGGTGGTGAAGGAGGGCGAGAAGATCGTCGGCATCCTCACGAAGATCGATCTCATCGACCACCTGCACCGCAGCGCCGCCTGA